From one Mya arenaria isolate MELC-2E11 chromosome 4, ASM2691426v1 genomic stretch:
- the LOC128230381 gene encoding galactosylceramide sulfotransferase-like, whose translation MKRKLCVWCLVVAVIVSIYMLAQQVNITMSTAIYFSSQLEEVRHIGFLKVHKAASSTMQNIFFRFGLKRNLTFVFTNHPNYFSRTVSQHLPLKMPRFRGDHDILCTHGIFNIQTYGSVLPKDATYIAIVREPLEQFVSSINYYSQPSSQLPYISAIPGNKLTALIRNPKFDKGFFSYTNNSMARDFGISSSTNQETISAKLTELNSIFKLVLLVEYFEESLILLKRYFKWKHVDILFISNNVHSKEGWSKKDLTPDDIAKFKHRNWLDYYVYDHFYEEFWRKFRFELLDIHMEVLYFKRVLERLASFCRAGNERVERSLEVETSTWDAGFRVNREECDLMLKNELDFISVLRQKQGSEL comes from the exons ATGAAGAGAAAATTATGCGTTTG GTGTCTGGTTGTCGCAGTGATTGTATCTATTTACATGTTGGCACAGCAGGTTAATATAACCATGAGCACTGCGATATATTTTTCCAGTCAGCTTGAAGAGGTTCGGCACATAGGTTTCCTAAAGGTACACAAAGCTGCTAGTTCcacaatgcaaaacattttttttcggtTCGGCTTAAAGCGTAACTTAAcgtttgtgtttacaaatcatcCGAATTATTTCTCGAGAACGGTGTCACAGCACCTTCCTCTGAAAATGCCAAGGTTCCGAGGCGACCATGACATCCTGTGTACACATGGCATTTTTAACATACAGACCTATGGAAGCGTACTTCCGAAGGATGCGACGTACATTGCAATTGTGCGAGAACCGCTCGAACAATTTGTGTCTTCTATCAACTATTATTCTCAGCCATCCTCGCAGCTCCCATACATATCGGCAATCCCTGGAAATAAACTAACTGCACTCATACGTAATCCAAAATTCGACAAAGGATTTTTTTCATACACTAACAACAGTATGGCAAGAGACTTTGGAATATCTAGTTCAACCAATCAGGAAACAATTTCTGCAAAGTTGACAGAGCTTAATAGCATTTTCAAATTGGTTTTGTTGgttgaatattttgaagaatctTTGATACTTTTGAAACGGTATTTTAAATGGAAGCATGtggatatattgtttatatcaaaCAATGTTCACAGCAAGGAAGGCTGGTCAAAAAAAGACCTTACTCCAGATGATATTGCGAAATTTAAGCATCGAAATTGGCTTGACTATTATGTGTATGAccatttttatgaagaattttgGCGCAAGTTCCGGTTTGAGTTACTCGATATTCATATGGAGGTGCTCTATTTCAAGCGCGTCCTGGAACGTCTTGCGTCCTTCTGTCGTGCGGGGAACGAACGCGTTGAGAGAAGTCTAGAGGTCGAAACAAGTACCTGGGACGCGGGCTTTAGGGTGAACCGTGAAGAATGCGACCTGATGTTAAAAAATGAGCTTGATTTTATATCAGTATTGCGACAAAAACAGGGAAGTGAGCTCTAA